A portion of the Bubalus kerabau isolate K-KA32 ecotype Philippines breed swamp buffalo chromosome 1, PCC_UOA_SB_1v2, whole genome shotgun sequence genome contains these proteins:
- the NMUR2 gene encoding neuromedin-U receptor 2 isoform X2 has translation MENHENVSWMYQQELKDPFKKYLNNTDDYLALLCGPRRSHLFLPVTAVYALIFVVGVVGNLLVCLVILRHQTMKTPTNYYLFSLAVSDLLVLLLGMPLEVYEMWRNYPFLFGPVGCYFKTALFETVCFASILSVTTVSVERYVAVLHPFRAKLKSTRGRALRILGIVWGLSVLFSLPNTSIHGIKLHYFPNGSIIPGSATCTVIKPMWIYNFIIQVTSLLFYILPMTVISVLYYLMGLKLKKNQHLEADKVTADIQRPSRKSVTKMLCVFFYLSSAVNPIIYNLLSHRFQAAFRTVIPPSCQQQHSHNHSLGPSMQRNIFLTECHLVELTEDVAPQFPRQLSVLSSQLPAALCTGQAPRKELAKS, from the exons ATGGAAAACCATGAGAATGTTTCCTGGATGTACCAACAGGAACTGAAAGATCCCTTCAAGAAATACCTGAACAACACGGATGACTACCTAGCTTTGCTCTGCGGGCCCCGTCGCAGCCACCTCTTCCTACCGGTGACTGCGGTGTATGCTCTGATTTTTGTGGTGGGGGTCGTTGGCAATCTCCTGGTGTGCTTGGTGATTCTTCGGCACCAGACGATGAAGACCCCCACCAATTACTACCTCTTCAGCTTGGCTGTCTCCGACCTCCTAGTCTTGCTTCTCGGGATGCCCCTGGAAGTCTATGAGATGTGGCGCAACTACCCCTTCCTGTTTGGGCCAGTGGGATGCTACTTCAAGACGGCCCTCTTCGAGACCGTGTGCTTCGCCTCCATCCTCAGCGTCACCACCGTCAGCGTGGAGCGCTACGTAGCCGTCCTCCACCCGTTCCGCGCCAAACTGAAGAGCACCCGGGGCAGGGCCCTCCGCATCCTTGGCATCGTCTGGGGCCtctctgttctcttttctctgcccAACACCAGCATCCATGGCATCAAGCTCCACTACTTTCCCAATGGGTCCATCATCCCCGGCTCTGCCACCTGTACAGTCATCAAGCCCATGTGGATCTATAATTTCATTATCCAGGTCACCTCCCTCCTCTTCTACATCCTCCCCATGACAGTCATCAGTGTCCTCTACTACCTCATGGGGCTCAAG CTGAAGAAAAACCAACACCTTGAGGCAGATAAAGTGACTGCAGATATTCAAAGACCATCCAGAAAATCAGTCACTAAAATGCTGT GTGTCTTCTTCTACCTGAGCTCAGCGGTCAACCCCATTATCTACAACCTGCTCTCCCACCGCTTCCAAGCAGCATTCCGGACTGTGATCCCCCCTTCCTGCCAACAGCAGCACTCCCACAACCACTCGCTGGGGCCGTCTATGCAGCGGAACATCTTCCTGACAGAGTGCCACCTTGTGGAGCTGACTGAGGACGTAGCTCCCCAGTTCCCTCGTCAGCTGTCGGTCCTCAGCTCGCAGCTCCCCGCAGCCCTCTGTACTGGTCAGGCACCAAGAAAGGAGCTCGCAAAGAGCTGA
- the NMUR2 gene encoding neuromedin-U receptor 2 isoform X1 encodes MENHENVSWMYQQELKDPFKKYLNNTDDYLALLCGPRRSHLFLPVTAVYALIFVVGVVGNLLVCLVILRHQTMKTPTNYYLFSLAVSDLLVLLLGMPLEVYEMWRNYPFLFGPVGCYFKTALFETVCFASILSVTTVSVERYVAVLHPFRAKLKSTRGRALRILGIVWGLSVLFSLPNTSIHGIKLHYFPNGSIIPGSATCTVIKPMWIYNFIIQVTSLLFYILPMTVISVLYYLMGLKLKKNQHLEADKVTADIQRPSRKSVTKMLFVLVLVFAICWAPFHIDRLFFSFVEDWTEPLAAVFNLIHVVSGVFFYLSSAVNPIIYNLLSHRFQAAFRTVIPPSCQQQHSHNHSLGPSMQRNIFLTECHLVELTEDVAPQFPRQLSVLSSQLPAALCTGQAPRKELAKS; translated from the exons ATGGAAAACCATGAGAATGTTTCCTGGATGTACCAACAGGAACTGAAAGATCCCTTCAAGAAATACCTGAACAACACGGATGACTACCTAGCTTTGCTCTGCGGGCCCCGTCGCAGCCACCTCTTCCTACCGGTGACTGCGGTGTATGCTCTGATTTTTGTGGTGGGGGTCGTTGGCAATCTCCTGGTGTGCTTGGTGATTCTTCGGCACCAGACGATGAAGACCCCCACCAATTACTACCTCTTCAGCTTGGCTGTCTCCGACCTCCTAGTCTTGCTTCTCGGGATGCCCCTGGAAGTCTATGAGATGTGGCGCAACTACCCCTTCCTGTTTGGGCCAGTGGGATGCTACTTCAAGACGGCCCTCTTCGAGACCGTGTGCTTCGCCTCCATCCTCAGCGTCACCACCGTCAGCGTGGAGCGCTACGTAGCCGTCCTCCACCCGTTCCGCGCCAAACTGAAGAGCACCCGGGGCAGGGCCCTCCGCATCCTTGGCATCGTCTGGGGCCtctctgttctcttttctctgcccAACACCAGCATCCATGGCATCAAGCTCCACTACTTTCCCAATGGGTCCATCATCCCCGGCTCTGCCACCTGTACAGTCATCAAGCCCATGTGGATCTATAATTTCATTATCCAGGTCACCTCCCTCCTCTTCTACATCCTCCCCATGACAGTCATCAGTGTCCTCTACTACCTCATGGGGCTCAAG CTGAAGAAAAACCAACACCTTGAGGCAGATAAAGTGACTGCAGATATTCAAAGACCATCCAGAAAATCAGTCACTAAAATGCTGT TTGTCTTGGTCTTAGTGTTTGCTATCTGCTGGGCCCCATTCCACATTGATCGGCTCTTCTTCAGCTTTGTGGAGGACTGGACCGAACCCCTGGCTGCTGTGTTCAATCTCATCCATGTGGTGTCAG GTGTCTTCTTCTACCTGAGCTCAGCGGTCAACCCCATTATCTACAACCTGCTCTCCCACCGCTTCCAAGCAGCATTCCGGACTGTGATCCCCCCTTCCTGCCAACAGCAGCACTCCCACAACCACTCGCTGGGGCCGTCTATGCAGCGGAACATCTTCCTGACAGAGTGCCACCTTGTGGAGCTGACTGAGGACGTAGCTCCCCAGTTCCCTCGTCAGCTGTCGGTCCTCAGCTCGCAGCTCCCCGCAGCCCTCTGTACTGGTCAGGCACCAAGAAAGGAGCTCGCAAAGAGCTGA